The nucleotide window TCACGAACGGCTGCCCCTGTCCGCCATGCAGGCCGGAGCGGACATGGCGGCCACCAGCATGCACAAGCTGGGAGGATCGCTCACGCAAAGCTCCATCCTCAATGTACGGTCTCAGCGGGTCAACCCCCGGCGCGTGCAGTCGATCATCAGCATGCTGACCACCACTTCCACGTCGTATCTCCTTTTGGCATCCCTCGATGCCGCCCGACGACAATTGGCCACGCGGGGGAGGGAAATGCTGGACCGGACCCTCTCTCTTGCCGCTTGGGCCCGGGAACGGATCAATGCCATTCCCGGCCTCACTTGTGTCGGAAGGGAAATTTTGGGGAGCGACGCCGTCTACGACCTGGATGAAACCAAATTGACCATTCACCTGAAAGGGCTGGGAATCACCGGATACGACGCGGAAAAGTGGCTCAGGAGCCGCTGGAACATCGAAGTGGAATTGAGCGATCTCTACAACATTCTCTGCATCATCACCCCGGGGGACACCCCGGAGACGATCGATACGCTGGTCCAAGCGCTCACGGAGCTTTCCAGGGAGTATTACACGGAGGACCGAAAGAACCGGATCCACATCCGTTTGCCGGACATCCCCGAACTGGTCCTTTCCCCGCGGGAAGCCTTTTACGCGAAAACCACCACGGTTCCCTTCGACGAATCCGCCGGAAGAATCATCGCCGAATTCATCATGATCTATCCCCCCGGCATTCCGGTTCTTCTCCCGGGAGAGCGAATCACCCAGACCAACATCAACTATATCCGGGAACACATGCGGGTGGGACTCCCGGTCCAGGGACCGGAGGACCCGGAGATCCGGATGATCCGCGTCATCGACGAATAGAACAAATAAAAAAACCCCTTTTGGGGTTCGACCCGCGTCCCCTGCGGACCGGGTTTTTTTATTCGAAAATGGCCGTTTTGTCTCCTTGAAGGATACAAGCTTCACCGCTTCTCCCGCGAAGCCTCTTCCTTGCATCCCGGGCACTTTCCGTACAAAACTCCGGTCTTTTCCGCATCCAGGTAATCGATGATCTCATCACAGCTTTGGCAGACGATCACTTCCATCGCACTTCGTCTCCTCTCCCGAGCTTTGATTGAAAGCGCTTCAATTGATATGACACTTATAGTATAATAAGTTATACCATATAGGTCAATATGGGGTCAATTGAGACCATATCTCCTGTAAAAAGCAAAAAAAGGGTGAATCGATTCACCCAGCCGCTGGCACAGTCCCCTTCCGGACACCGCGCCCGTCCGATCCGGCGGGGGAAGCGATTCACCCGGCTCCCTCATATTTCCGATTCGGATTCCATCGTAAGCGCCGGAAGATTGGTGCGGAAGAAAACGGACAGTTCCTCCGCCTCCTCGCGGGTCCGCAGATTGTACACCCGCTGGAGATACTCCAGATTTTCCGCGTCTTCCTGGGAAAGGAGCGACGACCGCCCGGTCTGCATGCAAACCACCAGGGGTTTTCCGAAAAACATCTTGGTATAGATGATCCCGAAATCGTAACGCCCGTGGTCGGACACAAAGCCCACGAAACGGACCTTCACCTTTTCGGACTCATCGTACAGGCGCTCGTAGTGGCTCATGTTCGATCCCCCTTCTGCTTGAGTTTTCTTCTCCCCGAATCACCCTCGCTTTCCTGTTTGGTTTTATCGGCTCATCCAAGGAAATACACGTCTCATTCCTTTACCCCATTTTTCGTACGTCCAAACACTCAATCATTTTGTGAAGAGTTGCATTCCTTCACCTTCGCCTCCAGCAGGGAGGCGATTTCGCGGAACAAAGCGAGATCTTCCCCGTCGATGTCGTCCTCCGGCTCCCCGATGACGACCAATTCCCCGATCAGATGATGCCCCTTGTAGAAGGGCACCAACACCTCCGTCCTCCGGCCGACCCGTTCCCGGACCAGTCTGCCTCGGGCTGCCGTCAAACTGTGCAATCCCTGTCCAAAGCGGATGACGGGAGGGTGTGAACTGTAACCGGCATAATGAAAACGGACAAACTCATGTCCCCGGGTGAGGTAGATGCCGACGTAGCGATACGCGGGGACGTGCTCATACAGGGTTTCGATCACGTAGCGGTACAATGCCTCAATGTCCCCGTCCAGCTTGTCCGCCATGACACCGATCTTCGATCGGATTTCATCCATGAGGTCCGCCTTGCGCATCGGATCCATCCCCCATCGACTCCTCCGGATGTTTTATCAGTGTACCACTTGCCGGGCGTTCAAACAACGCATTTTCCCAACATTCTTATGATTGAAACCGTCCCCTGATGGCCCCTCTTACATTCCATACCCGTCCCGATTGTAAAGGAATCCATCCAAGTGTTAAGATGAAATGGGGCTTCGGGCCCGAAACATCACGGGACTTTTCAACAAACCAGAGGTGGAAAACATGGACAACCGCGCATGGATTCGGTTGGTGGAAAATTCGACGCAGACGGAGGTCTCCCTGGAGGACGTCAAGGAGCGATTGGAGCGGTACGTGGACATGGCTTCCCGCACCGGACGCCAGCTGGGCTGGTCTTACGAGGAGGCCGCCTTTCCCTATACGATGGAGGAGCGGACGGAAAACGGAAACAGCTGGCTGATCCTCAAGGGGAAAGATCCCAAGATGTACCGCGGCCTGATCATCGGCGTCAAGCAGGAAGCCGCCGAAAAAGGAGGCCACCACACCATCCAGATCCTCCTTCCTCCCGGCGCCACCCACGGGGACAAGTCAAAGGCCAATGAATTTTGCCGCTACCTCGCCAAGGCGTTCCAGGGGGAGCTTCGCCTGTTTAACGGCCGGATTATGTATTTTTACCCCCGAAAATGACCCGAAAAACCCTTCCGCCGCTTCCCCGCCGACGGGCCGTCGCCCGTCGCTTCTTTTTTTTCAGACTGTTCGGTCACCCAAACCCGCGCCTCCACCTGCAAAATCTTCCTCTTCTCATCGGTGCCAAAAGCGGGTATCCTATAATAGGAACACTTGTTCGGAGGTGTGCGGGGCATGGCGCGAAGGCGAACCGTTCTGTTGGCGGATATGAACGCCTTTTACGCCAGTGTGGAGCAGGCCTTCAATCCTTCCTTGCGAAACCGTCCGGTCATCGTGTGCGGCGACCCTTCCCGGAGGCACGGCATCGTGCTGGCCGCTTCCTACGAAGCAAAGGCCTACGGAGTGGAAACCGGAATGCCCGTATTCGAGGCGAAGCGGCTTTGCCCCCCGGCCGAGCTGGTTCCTCCCCGCATGGCCACCTATCTTCGCGTGTCATCGCAGATCGTGGACATTCTGCACCAGTTTTCCCCGCTTGTGGAGCCGTTTTCCGTCGATGAAGCCTTTGTGGAACTCACCGGATGCGAAAAGCTGTTCGGAGACGGAATCCAGGCGGCTCGCCGCATCAAGGAACGAATCCTGCGGGAGACGGGAATTCGCTGTTCCATCGGGGTGGGCCCCAACAAACTGTTGGCCAAAATGGCCGCAGAAATGAAAAAGCCGGACGGGCTCACCGTCCTGACGGAACAAGACGTCCCCGAGCGGCTGTGGCCCCTTCCGGTCGTCCGGCTGTTCGGCGTCGGTCCGCGAATCTCCCGACACCTGCAGCGAATGGGCATCCGCACCATCGGAGATCTGGCCCAGGCGGATCCCGCCAGGCTCGAGCAGCGCTTCGGCATCATCGGCCGGGTTCTGCACTGCTCGGCCCGGGGCATCGATCCCAGTCCGGTCGATCCCCGCAGCCTGGATAAAAACCGGTCCATCGGTCATCAATTCACCCTGCCGCGGGATTACACGCGGGAGAGCGACCTTCGGACCGTCCTGCGCGAACTGGCGGAGGAAGTGGCCTCCCGGGCCCGCAAAGCCGGCTATACGGGCCGGACGGTCTCCCTCACCCTCCGGAGCTTCGATTTTGGTTCCGTCCACCGCTCCCTCACCCTTTCCGAACCCACGAACATCGGCCGGAAGATGTTTGAAGCGGCGGTGATCCTCCTCCGGCGCCACTGGGATCACCGGCCCGTCCGCCTGATCGGAATCACCTTGAGCAACCTGTCCTCCGACCGGATGATGCAAATGGACCTGTTCGGAAAGCGGGAAAGAGAGCAGCGGTTGGCGGAGGCCATCGACGCCATCCGCAACCGGTTCGGAA belongs to Planifilum fulgidum and includes:
- a CDS encoding aminotransferase class I/II-fold pyridoxal phosphate-dependent enzyme, coding for MNNRQQRTPLFTRLKEHAARNPLQFHIPGHKKGQGMDPEFRDFMGERALSIDLINIAPLDDLHHPHGPIQEAQKLAAEAFGADHTFFSVQGTSGAIMTMVLSVCEPGDKIIVPRNAHKSVLSAIILAGGHPVFVHPVMDEQLGIAHGVTVQDVERALRNHPDAKAVLLINPTYYGIAGNLAEIVRTVHRWNIPVLVDEAHGVHTHFHERLPLSAMQAGADMAATSMHKLGGSLTQSSILNVRSQRVNPRRVQSIISMLTTTSTSYLLLASLDAARRQLATRGREMLDRTLSLAAWARERINAIPGLTCVGREILGSDAVYDLDETKLTIHLKGLGITGYDAEKWLRSRWNIEVELSDLYNILCIITPGDTPETIDTLVQALTELSREYYTEDRKNRIHIRLPDIPELVLSPREAFYAKTTTVPFDESAGRIIAEFIMIYPPGIPVLLPGERITQTNINYIREHMRVGLPVQGPEDPEIRMIRVIDE
- a CDS encoding GapA-binding peptide SR1P → MEVIVCQSCDEIIDYLDAEKTGVLYGKCPGCKEEASREKR
- a CDS encoding DUF3055 domain-containing protein, which gives rise to MSHYERLYDESEKVKVRFVGFVSDHGRYDFGIIYTKMFFGKPLVVCMQTGRSSLLSQEDAENLEYLQRVYNLRTREEAEELSVFFRTNLPALTMESESEI
- a CDS encoding DUF1885 family protein; its protein translation is MDNRAWIRLVENSTQTEVSLEDVKERLERYVDMASRTGRQLGWSYEEAAFPYTMEERTENGNSWLILKGKDPKMYRGLIIGVKQEAAEKGGHHTIQILLPPGATHGDKSKANEFCRYLAKAFQGELRLFNGRIMYFYPRK
- the dinB gene encoding DNA polymerase IV; this translates as MARRRTVLLADMNAFYASVEQAFNPSLRNRPVIVCGDPSRRHGIVLAASYEAKAYGVETGMPVFEAKRLCPPAELVPPRMATYLRVSSQIVDILHQFSPLVEPFSVDEAFVELTGCEKLFGDGIQAARRIKERILRETGIRCSIGVGPNKLLAKMAAEMKKPDGLTVLTEQDVPERLWPLPVVRLFGVGPRISRHLQRMGIRTIGDLAQADPARLEQRFGIIGRVLHCSARGIDPSPVDPRSLDKNRSIGHQFTLPRDYTRESDLRTVLRELAEEVASRARKAGYTGRTVSLTLRSFDFGSVHRSLTLSEPTNIGRKMFEAAVILLRRHWDHRPVRLIGITLSNLSSDRMMQMDLFGKREREQRLAEAIDAIRNRFGTTSIFWARSLTGASVFVDRAGKIGGHRI